The Humulus lupulus chromosome 3, drHumLupu1.1, whole genome shotgun sequence genome window below encodes:
- the LOC133822870 gene encoding uncharacterized protein LOC133822870 has translation MVDAFSQILTFIKGELRGSKEDSDSESLDIPLDCVDDPTTPPTIIVTLDAATPRVVIVNPEDVVGVRFQRTRSQRRKPDWFEDYTDPTRKKPRTDAAAPEEEATQVLDPLKKTDRKQYRTVSKWLLGDIPNKTPRDVKTGNHGPAWFLAWKTPQSWFNDGHINAAEHMLCMRRRYFPNTYRHNGVVVNIYFPQVIPA, from the exons ATGGTGGACGCATTCAGTCAGATCCTAACGTTTATTAAGGGGGAACTGAGGGGCTCCAAGGaagattcagactcagagtcattGGATATTCCTCTGGACTGTGTTGATGATCCAACCACAcctcctaccatcattgtgacacttGATGCTGCGACTCCGagagtcgttattgtcaaccctgaggatgttgtTGGGGTTCGGTTTCAGAGGACTAGAAGCCAAAgacgcaagccagattggtttgaggactacactGATCCCACGAGGAAAAAACCTCGCACTGATGCAGCTGCACCAGAAGAGGAGGCTACACAGGTGTTGGATCCTCTCAAGAAGACAGATCGCAAACAGTATAGGACAGTGTCCAAGTGGTTGCTTGGAGACATCCCCAACAAGACCCCGAGGGATGTAAAAACTGGGAATCACGGTCCAGCATGGTTTCTAGCGTggaagacaccccagtcgtggttcaatgatggg catattaatgcggcagaacacatgcttTGTATGCGTCGCAGGTATTTTCCCAATACATATCGACATAATGGAGTTGTGGTGAACATTTATTTCCCACAAGTGATACCTGCTTGA